The proteins below come from a single uncultured Dethiosulfovibrio sp. genomic window:
- a CDS encoding MFS transporter, whose product MALSMRDHPLVRFPDFRRFFAARFVSSIGDKFFTIALSWWAVNDAGPNGPMHLGFLMGLTLLPAVVLGPISGVMADRFSRWSCMILSDFARLLVMVLMTFLLIKGSMSIPAMYVLVLLLSSFMPLFEAAANGSLEALTDQGSLASAAAVNSSVVELSNVIGAALGGIALAVLGTAGAFGINGVTFCLSLLFLCMVKNPLRPDARPSEGRMSEALSWLVKNRDVLGYLCLFGGLNFFAAPLMVSVPMMVKFGFDGPVSWVAYLEASLASGAVLTAFLVSFISEGKVSLRVFGGVALTGLSLGAFGLSPGLTVALVAVFVAGAGLALVNAAAMAYFQRRVPDHMRGRFFAVLTAVAYSVMPLALMLNGVISQIWSIRFILALDGAVVFALGFFVWLIPNFEP is encoded by the coding sequence TTGGCCCTTTCCATGAGGGACCATCCTCTGGTCCGTTTCCCCGACTTTCGCCGTTTTTTCGCCGCTCGGTTCGTCTCGTCCATAGGGGATAAGTTTTTCACCATAGCCCTGTCCTGGTGGGCGGTCAACGACGCCGGGCCCAACGGCCCTATGCACCTGGGCTTTCTGATGGGCCTGACCTTGCTTCCGGCGGTGGTCTTGGGTCCCATATCGGGGGTCATGGCCGACCGGTTCAGCCGCTGGTCCTGTATGATCCTCTCCGATTTCGCCAGGCTGTTGGTGATGGTCCTGATGACATTTTTGCTGATTAAGGGCTCTATGTCCATCCCTGCCATGTACGTACTGGTGCTGCTCCTTTCGTCTTTTATGCCTCTTTTCGAGGCTGCCGCTAACGGATCGCTGGAGGCCCTGACGGATCAGGGCTCTCTGGCCTCCGCTGCGGCGGTCAACTCGTCGGTGGTGGAGCTGTCCAACGTTATAGGGGCGGCTCTTGGAGGCATCGCCCTGGCGGTTTTGGGCACAGCCGGGGCCTTCGGGATAAACGGTGTAACCTTCTGTCTGTCCCTGCTGTTTCTCTGCATGGTGAAAAATCCTCTTAGGCCTGACGCTAGGCCGTCGGAGGGCAGAATGTCCGAGGCCCTCTCCTGGCTCGTAAAAAATCGGGACGTATTGGGGTATCTGTGTCTCTTCGGCGGGCTTAACTTCTTCGCGGCCCCTCTCATGGTGTCGGTCCCTATGATGGTGAAGTTCGGCTTCGACGGACCGGTGTCCTGGGTGGCCTATCTAGAGGCCTCGTTGGCCTCCGGCGCTGTTTTGACCGCCTTTTTGGTCAGCTTCATATCCGAGGGAAAGGTGTCCCTTCGGGTATTCGGAGGGGTGGCCCTGACGGGGCTGTCTTTAGGGGCCTTCGGCCTATCGCCTGGCCTGACCGTGGCCCTTGTGGCGGTATTTGTCGCCGGAGCTGGGCTGGCCCTTGTCAATGCCGCCGCCATGGCCTACTTCCAGAGGAGGGTGCCAGACCATATGAGGGGCCGCTTTTTCGCTGTCCTCACCGCCGTGGCCTATTCGGTGATGCCTCTGGCTCTCATGCTCAACGGTGTGATCTCTCAGATATGGTCGATCCGGTTCATTTTGGCCCTGGACGGTGCTGTGGTCTTCGCTCTTGGCTTTTTTGTATGGCTGATACCGAATTTTGAGCCCTAG
- a CDS encoding HDOD domain-containing protein produces the protein MALIRVDKLKEGMVVKKDVTAPTGRFIMASGATIESRHLKLLKSWGVIEVEVEGDDEPDRMPQIPPMSRSDLTRGVAYLDHLFSICGRGTPVLKELSRAATIRVMNQIGQKGISVIPDLSSVGDEEKGKIEDLSRLSISSIVGKQTRLFSFSDTYRQIVEVLQSPKSSATHIAQVVEKDTSLSAKLLQIVNSAYYGFPSKIGSIQRAVTILGGRELTTLAIGITAIRYFAKLSQDVLDMERFWRNSVACGVFARLLAGEKRLPSDNHFFLAGLLRDIGLLLLIGECPVAVESVIRRSCREKVSLPLCEREVFGFSHAFLGASLLAEWKVPAYLVNIVKYKDNPLFSSEDLESSILHVADCLSFATGYGWSPIMPIPAMDDEGWNKLDLSHNVLEPMCSRAERQISEIVDVFLK, from the coding sequence ATGGCGCTTATCAGGGTGGATAAACTAAAAGAAGGCATGGTGGTAAAAAAAGATGTCACCGCCCCTACCGGACGGTTCATAATGGCCTCTGGAGCCACTATAGAATCTCGCCACCTAAAACTCCTGAAAAGCTGGGGGGTTATAGAGGTAGAGGTAGAGGGAGACGACGAGCCCGACCGTATGCCTCAGATACCCCCTATGTCTCGGTCGGATCTGACCAGAGGGGTGGCCTATCTGGACCACCTCTTCTCCATATGCGGAAGGGGAACTCCGGTCCTAAAGGAGCTTTCCAGGGCGGCCACTATAAGGGTGATGAACCAAATAGGGCAGAAGGGCATATCGGTTATCCCCGATCTCAGTTCCGTCGGCGATGAAGAAAAAGGCAAGATTGAGGACCTCTCCAGGCTTTCCATATCATCCATAGTCGGAAAGCAGACCAGGCTTTTCTCCTTTTCCGATACCTACAGACAGATAGTGGAGGTCCTCCAGTCCCCTAAAAGCTCCGCCACCCACATAGCCCAGGTGGTGGAGAAGGATACCAGTCTCTCCGCAAAGCTTCTACAGATAGTCAACAGCGCTTACTATGGATTCCCCTCGAAAATAGGCTCTATCCAGAGGGCCGTTACCATCCTAGGAGGTAGGGAGCTGACCACCTTGGCCATAGGCATAACCGCCATAAGGTATTTCGCAAAATTATCCCAGGACGTGCTGGATATGGAGCGGTTTTGGCGAAATTCGGTGGCCTGTGGGGTCTTCGCCAGGCTCCTGGCGGGGGAGAAGAGGTTGCCCTCGGATAACCATTTCTTCCTGGCGGGACTTCTCCGGGATATCGGCCTTTTGCTCCTTATTGGAGAGTGTCCTGTGGCGGTAGAGTCGGTGATCCGTCGGTCCTGTCGAGAGAAGGTCTCTCTGCCTTTATGTGAGAGGGAGGTCTTCGGATTTTCTCACGCCTTTTTAGGGGCGTCCCTTCTGGCGGAGTGGAAAGTTCCCGCTTATTTAGTTAATATTGTAAAATATAAGGATAACCCTCTTTTTTCATCCGAGGATCTGGAGAGCTCTATACTCCACGTGGCTGACTGTCTATCCTTCGCTACGGGCTACGGCTGGAGCCCTATTATGCCTATTCCCGCCATGGACGATGAAGGGTGGAACAAGCTTGATCTGTCCCATAACGTCCTTGAACCGATGTGTTCTCGGGCGGAGAGGCAGATATCGGAGATAGTGGACGTGTTCTTAAAATGA